From the genome of Ahaetulla prasina isolate Xishuangbanna chromosome 15, ASM2864084v1, whole genome shotgun sequence, one region includes:
- the LOC131185903 gene encoding uncharacterized protein LOC131185903 isoform X1 yields MEAAERPRLPESSSGTQSKQPPHLRKTSKMSHHAWTSMAEQEAGASPSVKGRTGPIQVSTREIQLSRSLEERGTGVQMSGKGPEGPVFPKQCSEEGRKGNALWYRLEEAELSIVTSQGEIHPSDSPADSERKREMTDRTWPWVQIYNFGRQQSWEREAAGGSREMTEAPRGALRWQISRSDSESSSGAESRQVNRLTLNSPGEESKAEILNWLDFSAGKENGETESQEAEEQTSGNPAMVTGEMVAGLPWPARAPNGCHVGGERKPEESESIKVDKGLEIKRPTVLSLDLVSPQTRKPSKQTCSPSLAVKEDEGLCGQLGFDSRSPVEDLQSPETETRPMETSSESSPSTVVMLLCSSHASSQASGETAQGDEPLLPPQQRKRTTQQEEEKALKVADVKKTFEKRKPAAKKVASPARKVPALETSPHSFLGSGSNTNQMCSPEASASTAEGFWEL; encoded by the coding sequence ATGGAAGCTGCAGAACGGCCCCGCTTGCCAGAGAGCAGCAGCGGGACACAAAGTAAACAGCCCCCACACCTCCGAAAGACCTCCAAAATGTCCCACCACGCTTGGACTTCAATGGCGGAGCAGGAGGCTGGTGCCAGCCCCTCGGTAAAGGGCAGAACGGGCCCCATTCAGGTGTCCACGAGAGAAATACAACTGAGCCGAAGCCTGGAAGAGAGAGGAACAGGTGTGCAGATGTCCGGAAAGGGCCCAGAGGGGCCGGTGTTTCCAAAGCAATGCTCGGAAGAAGGCAGGAAGGGGAATGCTCTTTGGTACAGGTTGGAAGAAGCTGAGCTCAGCATCGTCACCAGCCAGGGAGAAATCCACCCTTCTGACTCTCCGGCAGATtctgaaaggaaaagggaaatgaCAGACCGCACTTGGCCCTGGGTTCAAATATATAACTTTGgccgccagcaaagctgggagcgaGAAGCTGCAGGTGGGAGCAGAGAGATGACCGAGGCTCCCCGGGGGGCCCTGAGGTGGCAGATTTCCCGGTCGGATTCGGAGAGCAGCAGCGGTGCGGAAAGCAGGCAAGTCAACAGGCTCACGCTGAACTCCCCTGGAGAGGAAAGCAAGGCCGAGATCCTGAATTGGCTGGATTTTTCTGCGGGGAAGGAGAACGGAGAGACAGAGAGCCAAGAAGCGGAAGAACAAACTTCCGGCAACCCAGCCATGGTCACTGGAGAAATGGTGGCTGGTCTCCCTTGGCCTGCCAGAGCTCCCAATGGCTGTCACGTAGGTGGAGAAAGGAAGCCAGAGGAGTCTGAGAGCATCAAGGTAGACAAAGGCCTCGAGATAAAGAGGCCCACTGTCCTCAGTCTTGATTTGGTTTCTCCCCAGACTAGGAAACCCTCCAAGCAGACCTGCAGCCCCTCTCTTGCGGTCAAGGAAGATGAGGGGCTCTGTGGCCAACTGGGATTTGATTCCCGCAGCCCGGTGGAGGATTTGCAGAGCCCTGAAACCGAAACCCGACCTATGGAGACTTCCTCCGAGTCTTCTCCAAGCACGGTTGTGATGTTGCTGTGTTCTTCTCACGCTTCCAGCCAAGCTTCTGGGGAAACAGCCCAAGGAGACGAGCCTCTTTTGCCACCGCAGCAAAGAAAGAGAACAACAcaacaggaggaggaaaaggcCCTGAAAGTCGCCGATGTGAAGAAGACGTTTGAAAAGCGGAAGCCGGCAGCCAAGAAGGTGGCATCACCTGCTAGAAAAG
- the LOC131185903 gene encoding uncharacterized protein LOC131185903 isoform X2, with product MEAAERPRLPESSSGTQSKQPPHLRKTSKMSHHAWTSMAEQEAGASPSVKGRTGPIQVSTREIQLSRSLEERGTGVQMSGKGPEGPVFPKQCSEEGRKGNALWYRLEEAELSIVTSQGEIHPSDSPADSERKREMTDRTWPWVQIYNFGRQQSWEREAAGGSREMTEAPRGALRWQISRSDSESSSGAESRQVNRLTLNSPGEESKAEILNWLDFSAGKENGETESQEAEEQTSGNPAMVTGEMVAGLPWPARAPNGCHVGGERKPEESESIKVDKGLEIKRPTVLSLDLVSPQTRKPSKQTCSPSLAVKEDEGLCGQLGFDSRSPVEDLQSPETETRPMETSSESSPSTVVMLLCSSHASSQASGETAQGDEPLLPPQQRKRTTQQEEEKALKVADVKKTFEKRKPAAKKVASPARKASLSGQKRTP from the exons ATGGAAGCTGCAGAACGGCCCCGCTTGCCAGAGAGCAGCAGCGGGACACAAAGTAAACAGCCCCCACACCTCCGAAAGACCTCCAAAATGTCCCACCACGCTTGGACTTCAATGGCGGAGCAGGAGGCTGGTGCCAGCCCCTCGGTAAAGGGCAGAACGGGCCCCATTCAGGTGTCCACGAGAGAAATACAACTGAGCCGAAGCCTGGAAGAGAGAGGAACAGGTGTGCAGATGTCCGGAAAGGGCCCAGAGGGGCCGGTGTTTCCAAAGCAATGCTCGGAAGAAGGCAGGAAGGGGAATGCTCTTTGGTACAGGTTGGAAGAAGCTGAGCTCAGCATCGTCACCAGCCAGGGAGAAATCCACCCTTCTGACTCTCCGGCAGATtctgaaaggaaaagggaaatgaCAGACCGCACTTGGCCCTGGGTTCAAATATATAACTTTGgccgccagcaaagctgggagcgaGAAGCTGCAGGTGGGAGCAGAGAGATGACCGAGGCTCCCCGGGGGGCCCTGAGGTGGCAGATTTCCCGGTCGGATTCGGAGAGCAGCAGCGGTGCGGAAAGCAGGCAAGTCAACAGGCTCACGCTGAACTCCCCTGGAGAGGAAAGCAAGGCCGAGATCCTGAATTGGCTGGATTTTTCTGCGGGGAAGGAGAACGGAGAGACAGAGAGCCAAGAAGCGGAAGAACAAACTTCCGGCAACCCAGCCATGGTCACTGGAGAAATGGTGGCTGGTCTCCCTTGGCCTGCCAGAGCTCCCAATGGCTGTCACGTAGGTGGAGAAAGGAAGCCAGAGGAGTCTGAGAGCATCAAGGTAGACAAAGGCCTCGAGATAAAGAGGCCCACTGTCCTCAGTCTTGATTTGGTTTCTCCCCAGACTAGGAAACCCTCCAAGCAGACCTGCAGCCCCTCTCTTGCGGTCAAGGAAGATGAGGGGCTCTGTGGCCAACTGGGATTTGATTCCCGCAGCCCGGTGGAGGATTTGCAGAGCCCTGAAACCGAAACCCGACCTATGGAGACTTCCTCCGAGTCTTCTCCAAGCACGGTTGTGATGTTGCTGTGTTCTTCTCACGCTTCCAGCCAAGCTTCTGGGGAAACAGCCCAAGGAGACGAGCCTCTTTTGCCACCGCAGCAAAGAAAGAGAACAACAcaacaggaggaggaaaaggcCCTGAAAGTCGCCGATGTGAAGAAGACGTTTGAAAAGCGGAAGCCGGCAGCCAAGAAGGTGGCATCACCTGCTAGAAAAG CATCCCTTTCTGGTCAAAAGCGAACGCCATGA